Genomic window (Saccharomyces eubayanus strain FM1318 chromosome XVI, whole genome shotgun sequence):
CAAACCGGAATTGGCTAAGCAAGGTTACAAAACATTACTCGACTACGTTTCTATCCTCGATAACTTAGATTTATCTCCTCGTTACAAGTTGATCGTGGATACTCTACAAGATCCATCTAAGGTGCCTGAATCCGTGAAGTCCTTGTCCAGTGTTACCTTTGTTGCCGAAGTCACTGAACCTTCTCTTTCGTTGTTAGTTCCTATCTTAAACAGGTCTCTAAACctatcttcttcatcccAAGAACAATTAAGACAAACTGTTATTGTGGTGGAAAATCTAACAAGATTAGTGAACAATCgtaatgaaattgaaagtttCATCCCTCTACTATTACCTGGTATCCAAAAGGTCGTCGACACTGCCTCTTTACCTGAAGTCCGTGAATTGGCTGAGAAGGCCCTTATCATTTTAAGAGAAGATGACGAGcctgaaaaggaaaacaaattcTCAGGCAGAATGACTCTACAAGAAGGTAGAGATTTCTTACTGGATCACCTCAAGGACATCAAAGCTGATGATTCTTGTTTTGTCAAACCTTTTATGAATGACGAAACCATCATAAATTACATGAGTAAGATCTTAACCGTTGATTCTAATGTTAATGATTGGAAGAGActagaagaatttttgacCGCCGTTTTTGGTGCTTcccaaaaagaatttgtTCAACAAGAATTTATCCATAACTTGAGAGCTCTATTTtaccaagaaaaggaacGTACCGATGAGGATGAGGGTATTGAAATTGTCAACACTGATTTCTCCCTAGCTTACGGTTCAAGAATGTTATTGAACAAAACTAACTTGCGTCTTTTGAAAGGTCATCGTTACGGTTTATGTGGTAGAAATGGTGCTGGTAAATCCACTTTGATGAGAGCAATTGCTAATGGTCAATTGGATGGGTTTCCTGATAAGGACACATTACGTACCTGTTTCGTCGAACATAAACTACAAGGTGAAGAGGGTGATTTAGATCTAGTTTCTTTCATTGCTCTGGATGAAGAATTACAATCCACCTCTCGTGACGAAATTGCAAAGGCTTTGGAGTCTGTTGGATTCGacgaagaaagaagagctCAAACCGTTGGGTCTTTATCCGGTGgttggaaaatgaaattggaATTGGCAAGAGCTATGCTACAAAGAGCTGATATCTTGTTGTTAGATGAACCTACCAATCATTTGGATGTTTCAAACGTCAAATGGTTAGAAGACTATTTGCTAGAACATACCGATATCACTTCACTAATTGTTTCCCATGACTCTGGTTTCTTGGACATTGTCTGTTCAGACATCATTCATtatgaaaacaagaaactaGCTTACTACAAAGGTAACTTGGCCGCATTTGTTGAGCAAAAGCCTGAAGCTAAGTCCTACTATACTTTGACCGATTCCAACGCTCAAATGCGCTTTCCACCTCCAGGTATTCTAACAGGTGTTAAATCTAATACCAGGGCGGTCGCTAAGATGACAGATGTTACCTTTGGTTATCCAGGTTCTCAGAAGCCTTCATTAAGCCATGTGTCTTGTTCGTTATCTTTATCTTCCCGTGTGGCTTGTTTAGGTCCAAATGGTGCTGGTAAATCCACCTTAATCAAGTTATTAACAGGTGAGTTAGTTCCAAATGAAGGTAAAGTGGAAAAGCATCCTAACTTACGTATTGGTTACATTGCTCAACATGCCTTACAACACGTCAACGAACACAAGGAAAAGACAGCAAACCAATATTTGCAGTGGCGTTATCAGTTCGGTGATGATCGTGAAGTTTTGTTGAAGGAATCCAGAAAGATTTCCGAGGATGAGAAGGAAATGATGACTAAGGAAATCGATATCGATGACGGTAGAGGTAAGAGAATTATCGAGGCTATTGTCGGTAgacaaaaattgaagaaaactttCCAATATGAAGTCAAATGGAAATACTGGAAACCAAAATACAATTCTTGGGTGCCAAAGGATGTTTTGGTGGGACATGGGTTTGACAAACTGGTCCAAAAATTCGACGATCATGAAGCTTCCAGAGAAGGTTTAGGTTACCGTCAATTGATTCCTTCGGTTATTACCAAgcattttgaagatgttgGTCTTGATTCTGAAATTGCTAACCACACACCACTAGGCTCCTTATCTGGTGGTCAACTAGTTAAGGTTGTTATTGCAGGTGCTATGTGGAATAACCCTCATTTACTTGTTTTGGATGAACCTACCAATTATCTGGACAGAGATTCTCTTGGGGCTTTGGCCGTTGCTATTCGTGACTGGAGTGGTGGTGTTGTTATGATTTCGCATAACAATGAATTTGTTGGTGCCTTGTGTCCAGAACAATGGATTGTGGAGAACGGTATAATGGTTCAAAAGGGTACCGGACAAATCGATCAATCTAAGTTTGAAGATGGTGGTAATGCCGATGCCGTTGGCGTGAAAGCCGCCAACCTAAAACCATCTGtcgatgacgatgactCTCCCGCTAATATCAAGGTtaagcaaagaaagaagagattGACAAGAAACGAGAAGAAGGTACAAGTCGAACGTCGTCGTTTACGTTACATCGAATGGTTGTCGTCTCCAAAGGGAACACCAAAACCAGTCGATActgacgatgaagaagattaaGTGTCTACAGGCTAGTGGTTTATCTTCACCgttatttcattttcgttttttctttgcttctcctttttttcaattcactCCCCAAATGGAGCTTTCTTACTATGTTGATAGAGTTTAGGGCAAGTATATGACGctctcttttccttttttgttttctcgGTTAATTAATATCTAATACAGAGTAGttaatatttctttttttttatatatccAGTATGTATCCATAAGTTGATTATGTAAATTTAAAACCAAGGAAAATCCTTAAATACCTAACCGTCTCTATGTTGTCTACATAACGAGTGAATGAGAGAGTTTTATGAGCGGCATTTTACCTATGCAAATAAGATGTCCTTATTCTCAGAAATCGATAGGATGCTTTGAACTGCTGCCATACTTTACCTAGCAGACGGACAGGAAAGCATGCTAATAATAGTTTTTGGTTTACCACACACAGCTAAAGAGGGCAAAAAGGGGGGCAAATGTACTCTAATTGCCGCCATCTACCGTATAAATCCCTCATCATACCAGTTATAATATCTTGTACATTGCGTACGGGTAACGATCTACTCTAAGGAGTATTAAACTTCGATGTTTTTTTCGACTAGCAAAAAGGCGATGACGATTTTCACTCGTTGAAACTACAATTAACTGAGTaaggaaagaaaaccatcaaaagacaaatttttatttagcCATGTCAAGTTTTAATGCTGAGACCGCTGATAACTTagaagatattgaaaagcAATTCGCTGTTGTCGCCGTTGAACAAGCGGAAACATACTGGAAACTATTAACAAGCGTTCCAGGTTCCAAATTGCGTTTGACCAAGTTCGATGACGAAATTTACGAAAACTTCATCGAAAGATTCCCGGAATACAAGGAtattgaaagaattaaGAAATTCACAGACGAAGAACTAAAGACCAAAGAAGCTAAAGAAAGATGGAGAAAGTTCTTCacaatctttgaaaaaacagtCGAAGATTATAACTTTGGAACTTTATTGAGAACAGACTCCTCAGCCGAGTACGGTCAATATACGACCTGTTTTGTTGTGAGGCTACAATTTTACGCCTTTGAAATCGCAAGAAATAAGCACGGTTTGAACGATTGGATTGTTGGCCACGAATGAACATGTATATATTGGCGACTGTTTTCACACGGAATACATTATGATACCTGATGTGCAAAATTTACACAAAACGGGTATATTTTCTAGATTACATATACATTTTATACTTAGTTTTGAATGTGCGTAAGGCCgtacttttttctcttaaattttgaaaaaaaatgtttatcGAATACCTTCTAATGTCCCTTACTATGATCATCAGCCCGGTTGGAATGAGTGTGAGTGTGGCTTGAATTATTACTATGGCGTTGTTCTAGATCCTTATTAGAGGCGGACTTCGCATCAACAAACTCGATGTCAATCTTCCCCACATTTGGCACTTTTGAACGTAGATCTTCTCTTATGGTTGCAATGGTGTTCTCTAAAAATTTAATCCCAACTTCTTGCCCCGAATGTAGAGTTGGCACTTCCAGCGTTGCGGTAGCACGAAGATTAGGGCCTGAAGCTAATATGGTGAGGTCTTTGACGCTTAGTGGCCCCTCAAAATCCAAATTAGTTTTCAAACCGCTGATGCTGTCTTTGATTACAGTTTCAATGTCCAGATAACGAGAATCAGTTGATGGTATGGATTGATCAACCAACTCTTTCAACGAAGATAATATGCCTTGCCCACCGGTCTTTATAATCAGACCAGATACCACGAGTCCACCTAGATTATCCAGTGATtgaatattaaaaaaataactaGATGTAATGGCCACTAATGCCACCAAAGAAGTTAAAGAATCGACGCGGTGATGCCAAGCGTTTGCCATTAGTACGTTAGAGTGTGTTTGGATGgcaactttttttgttgcCTGAAATACCCACTCTTTGATCAAAATAGAACCTGCGGCAATCCATACAGCGTTCACATTAGTAGCCTGCTGTGTGACTGATTGAGGGTGGGAATGCGACTCCCCCATCAAACCAGCCCAGGACTCCAAGATTGTATGCGGAATAATGGGCCCCACGATGGCACATAACGAGGACCAACCAATAGATATACCAGCCATAGTCAATATTGTAGATACCGCAAGAGACCCAACAGTCTCAACTTTTCCATAGCCATAAGGGTAGTCTGAAGTTGGTTTACGAGACGCATAGTGGACGGAAAACAGGGTCAAGACATCTGAAACTAAATCGCTGAGAGCGTGCACGGAATCAGCCAGCAACGCCTGGGAATGGAACGTGATCCCTCCAATAAATTTCCCTACAGCCATGCCCACGTTTGATGCTAGTCCTATCCATGTTATCCTCACCCCAGGATTCTTTTTAATTTGCTGTATGTTGAGCGACAGCAGCGGATTAGCATGCAAATGCGTATGGCTATGACCATGTGCATGTTGTAGTAACGACTCGTCAGAGGAAGAAGTACTTTCCTTTGGTATTGGCCCGTCGTGATCTTGCTTAGAATCCGGTTCATTCTGtgcatttatttttgaaagaagttCTTCGTTATATTTATCCTCCGCCAGCCTCTTATTTGACAGTTTTGAAGAATGCAGGAGCCTACAAGAGTTGATGGAGGCGCCGGTGCTGTAAGGGTTAAGTCCTAAAGTTTTCTTGGCCGCATGGTAGCTGGTGGTATTGTAGCCTGGCACGAAGGAGCCGATCGTTTTAATCGGGGTAAAACTTACTCGTAGCATAGTCTATTGTCTTTGCCTACTTTGYGCAGATAGTTTCTGTATTTCTAAAAAAGATCGTACTCGAAAGGTTCTAATCAATCGGACTTCAGTAAATACAAATAGGGCGTGATGCAAGTAGACTTAGAGGATGTGTCCAGCACAATAGTAGTGACAATTTGCCCGCTGGTAATAGGACAATGGAACAAAAGAGCGAATGTGCCACCCCGTTTTCCCAACTTCTATTGTTATACACCTGGGACTTGGATGCTCGTAAAACGGCACACCTTGACGAAAAAGGTAAATCAAACTGACATTAATAAAAACGTATAAACGGACAGCTATAGATCTAAATAGAACTAGATTGAACATAAGCTAGAACATTAAAACAGGGTCTTGATCAACAAGTGACCagacaaagaaacaaaaaaagaagcatgGCGAAACATTTGTAAAAAACTGTCTACTTGCAGCCTGGTGGTGAAACCTGCACCCCAAGTGCCAAGATGAATGCGTCAGCAATCACATCTACCAGACACCTTGATTGTCGTCCTTGCCGTATTGGTCGTTTCCTGATCCAGACAGGTCGCGTTGTGCACCGCCAATGTTAGAAGACTGATAGCGTTCGCTTTGGGTACCTCTTGTGCGACCTTGCTTCTGCTGGTTAAGCCCTTGTTGTTCAGAAGTTAAGAaatcgtcatcgtcgtcatccGCCGGACCTTGAGTGTTAAACTCACGATAGCTTTCCTTGGTATAAGAGGTGCCCCCACCACCAGCGTTGTAGTCGCCagattgttgttggtaaTCATTACCGCCAGATTGTCTGTTTCCGCCTAGACCGGATTGTGCTTGCTGTTGTTGAGGAAAGTTGCCCTGGTTTTGATCGCTGTAGGGATCCGCCTTGGAACCCTGGTTTCTGAACTCTCTCTGTTGATGCACTTGGTGGCGTTGATCCCGGGTCTCATCGTCGTTGTCGCCTTCATAACGTTCGTCATGGTCGTTACCGTGCAGTTTGTCAGCAAATTTGTTTAATAGATTGGA
Coding sequences:
- the NEW1 gene encoding New1p, producing MPPKKFKDLNSYLDDQPADPGLVASPFGGYFKNPTADANSNNATNKSSYQQQRNRTQGGNNQNAPFQQGGYQNNQSHNNNYNKYNNQIYQKSSYKQSAVTPNQSGTPTPSASTTSLTSLNEKLCNLELTPISQILSKIPECQSITDCKNQIKLIIEEFSKEGNTTGENIGQWKIVDVLSKFIKPKNPPLVRESAMLVVSSIAQFFNGKAPQEAYLLPFFNVVLDCISDKENTVKRAAQQAIDNLLNCFPMEALTCIVLPTILDFLSSGAKWQAKMAALTVVDRIREDSANDLLELTFKNTVPVLTDVATDFKPELAKQGYKTLLDYVSILDNLDLSPRYKLIVDTLQDPSKVPESVKSLSSVTFVAEVTEPSLSLLVPILNRSLNLSSSSQEQLRQTVIVVENLTRLVNNRNEIESFIPLLLPGIQKVVDTASLPEVRELAEKALIILREDDEPEKENKFSGRMTLQEGRDFLLDHLKDIKADDSCFVKPFMNDETIINYMSKILTVDSNVNDWKRLEEFLTAVFGASQKEFVQQEFIHNLRALFYQEKERTDEDEGIEIVNTDFSLAYGSRMLLNKTNLRLLKGHRYGLCGRNGAGKSTLMRAIANGQLDGFPDKDTLRTCFVEHKLQGEEGDLDLVSFIALDEELQSTSRDEIAKALESVGFDEERRAQTVGSLSGGWKMKLELARAMLQRADILLLDEPTNHLDVSNVKWLEDYLLEHTDITSLIVSHDSGFLDIVCSDIIHYENKKLAYYKGNLAAFVEQKPEAKSYYTLTDSNAQMRFPPPGILTGVKSNTRAVAKMTDVTFGYPGSQKPSLSHVSCSLSLSSRVACLGPNGAGKSTLIKLLTGELVPNEGKVEKHPNLRIGYIAQHALQHVNEHKEKTANQYLQWRYQFGDDREVLLKESRKISEDEKEMMTKEIDIDDGRGKRIIEAIVGRQKLKKTFQYEVKWKYWKPKYNSWVPKDVLVGHGFDKLVQKFDDHEASREGLGYRQLIPSVITKHFEDVGLDSEIANHTPLGSLSGGQLVKVVIAGAMWNNPHLLVLDEPTNYLDRDSLGALAVAIRDWSGGVVMISHNNEFVGALCPEQWIVENGIMVQKGTGQIDQSKFEDGGNADAVGVKAANLKPSVDDDDSPANIKVKQRKKRLTRNEKKVQVERRRLRYIEWLSSPKGTPKPVDTDDEED
- the CHP1 gene encoding ribosome-associated Tef1p biogenesis chaperone CHP1, giving the protein MSSFNAETADNLEDIEKQFAVVAVEQAETYWKLLTSVPGSKLRLTKFDDEIYENFIERFPEYKDIERIKKFTDEELKTKEAKERWRKFFTIFEKTVEDYNFGTLLRTDSSAEYGQYTTCFVVRLQFYAFEIARNKHGLNDWIVGHE
- the MMT2 gene encoding Mmt2p, whose protein sequence is MLRVSFTPIKTIGSFVPGYNTTSYHAAKKTLGLNPYSTGASINSCRLLHSSKLSNKRLAEDKYNEELLSKINAQNEPDSKQDHDGPIPKESTSSSDESLLQHAHGHSHTHLHANPLLSLNIQQIKKNPGVRITWIGLASNVGMAVGKFIGGITFHSQALLADSVHALSDLVSDVLTLFSVHYASRKPTSDYPYGYGKVETVGSLAVSTILTMAGISIGWSSLCAIVGPIIPHTILESWAGLMGESHSHPQSVTQQATNVNAVWIAAGSILIKEWVFQATKKVAIQTHSNVLMANAWHHRVDSLTSLVALVAITSSYFFNIQSLDNLGGLVVSGLIIKTGGQGILSSLKELVDQSIPSTDSRYLDIETVIKDSISGLKTNLDFEGPLSVKDLTILASGPNLRATATLEVPTLHSGQEVGIKFLENTIATIREDLRSKVPNVGKIDIEFVDAKSASNKDLEQRHSNNSSHTHTHSNRADDHSKGH
- the GRE1 gene encoding Gre1p; its protein translation is MSNLLNKFADKLHGNDHDERYEGDNDDETRDQRHQVHQQREFRNQGSKADPYSDQNQGNFPQQQQAQSGLGGNRQSGGNDYQQQSGDYNAGGGGTSYTKESYREFNTQGPADDDDDDFLTSEQQGLNQQKQGRTRGTQSERYQSSNIGGAQRDLSGSGNDQYGKDDNQGVW